The sequence TCCCGAGGGCCAGGACCACCGCCACCAGGACCAGCTCGACGTTCTCGGTCAGCGACCGGTTCCTGGAAGGTCCTTCCAGTTTTCCAAGACGCTCGATCAGGGGCCGCTCGACCGCCCTCACCTTTTCCGGGGAACGTGCCCCCAGGGCCGCCCGCAGTTCGACCATCTGCCGTTCGACGGCCGCCAGGTCCTCAGGCGCGCTGACGTCTTTGCGGTAACGAATAATCTTGCGGGCAGCCTTCAGCAGAGCGCGGCCTTCCTGAATGTACTTTGGAGTAAACACAACGTCGGCTAGCTGGTCTTCAGGACTTCAATGAAGGCCTCCTGCGGAATGTTGACCCGGCCGATGGCTTTCATCCGTTTCTTGCCTTCCTTCTGCTTTTCCAAAAGCTTGCGCTTCCGGGTGATGTCGCCGCCGTAACATTTGGCGGTCACGTTCTTGCGCAAGGCCGAAACGTTCTCGCGGGCGATAATCTTGCCGCCGATCGCGGCCTGGATGGCAACCTGGAACAACTGCGGCGGAATTACCTCCTTCAGTTTCGCCGCCAGCAGGCGGCCGCGCGCCTCCGCCTTATCGCGATGGACGATGCTCGAGAATGCGTCCACCGGCTCGCCGTTAACCAGCATGTCCAGCTTGACCAGATCGGACGCCCGGTAACCGGCATACTCATAGTCCATCGAACCGTAACCGTGCGTCAGCGATTTGATCTTGTCGTTGAAGTCGACCAGGATCTCGTTGAGCGGCAAGACCGCCGTGAGCATCACCCGCCGGGTATCCAGCGATTCCGTGTGCTGCACCTCGCCCCGCTTCTCCGTGATCAACTGCATCATGTCCCCGATGTTCTCGTTCGGGCACATGACGAAGCACTCCACGGTCGGTTCCTGGATTTCCTCGATCACGCTCGGGTCCGGCAGGAACGACGGATTGTCCACCTCGATCGTCTCGCCGCTGGTCTTCACCACCTGGTAAACCACGCTCGGATAGGTGGCGATGATGTCCATGTTGAACTCGCGCCGGAGCCGTTCCTGGACAATTTCCATGTGTAACAGGCCCAGAAAGCCGCAACGGAAACCGAACCCCAACGCCACCGAGTTTTCCGCCTGATAAGTAAACGCCGAATCGTTGATCTGCAGCTTGCCCATCGCCGTCTTCAGGTGCTCGAAGTCGGCGGTGTTGATCGGATAAATGCCGCTGAACACCATCGGGTGAATTTCCTGAAACCCGGGCAGCGGTTCCGCCGCCGGGCTCCGCTGCTCGGTCAGGGTGTCGCCGATCTTGATCTCCGCGGTGCTCTTGATGTTGGCGATGAAGTAACCGACGTCGCCCGCTCGCAGCCCTTCCTGCGCGAGCGGTTTCGGGGTAAAAATGCCCGTCTCCTTGACCTCATAGCTCTTTGAGGTGCTCATCAGTTTCACTGCCTGGCCCGCGTCCATTGAGCCCGAGAAAACCCGGGCGTACGCCACCACCCCGCGGTAAATGTCGAAAACCGAGTCGAAAATCAGCGCCCGCAACTTGTCGTCCCCGAACGATCTGGGCGGAGGAATGCGCTCGACGATCGCTTCGAGAATACCCTCGATGCCGAGGCCGGTCTTCGCGCTGGCCAGGATCGCTTCCGAACCCGGGATCGCCAGAATATCCTCCAGCTGCTTCTGCACGGTGGGCACGTCCGCGTTCGGCAGATCGATCTTGTTGATTACCGGGACGATCGTCAGTTCCTGCTTGAGCGCCAGGTGGACGTTGGCCACCGTCTGCGCTTCCACCCCCTGGGCCGCGTCGACCACCAGGATCGCCCCCTCGCACGCCGCCAGGCTCCGGGATACTTCGTACGAAAAATCGACGTGACCCGGCGTGTCCAGGAGGTTCAGACGGTACTGGTGGCCGTTCTTCGCCTGGTACTTCATCGTCACCGGGTGCGCCTTGATCGTGATCCCGCGCTCCCGTTCAAGGTCCATGGAATCCAGCAACTGATCCTGCTTGTCCCGCTCCTCAATGGTGCCCGTCGACTCCAGCAAACGATCGGACAAGGTCGTCTTGCCGTGATCGATATGCGCAATGATACAAAAATTCCGCGTGAACTGGCTTTCCATGAAAGGTGAAAGAGACGCAGTATCGTGCACGCGGGTACCGGCGTCAACGCAGCGGGCGCGGGCTGCGCAAGCGTTATTTTCCTTGTGATTTTTTTCACTTGCTCGGGCGCCGCCGGGCCCTAAGCTCCGCGTATGGCCGAAGTTGCTCCTGCTGCCTACGATTCCAAAGTCGAAGGCAATGTTATTTTTTCCCGCTTGGATGCCTGCGTTAACTGGATGCGCAAAAATTCACTTTGGCCTATGCCGATGGGTTTGGCATGCTGCGCCATCGAACTGATGGCCACCGCCTCTGCCCGTTTTGATATCGCCCGTTTCGGGGCCGAAGTGATGCGCTTTTCACCCCGGCAATCCGACGTCATGATCGTCGCCGGCACCGTCACCTACAAGATGGCGTTGGCCGTCAAACGGATCTACGACCAGATGCCGGAGCCGAAATGGGTCATCGCCATGGGTGCCTGCGCTTCCTCCGGGGGCATGTACCGCAGCTACGCCGTGTTGCAAGGCATCGACCAGCTCCTGCCCGTCGATGTTTATGTCAGCGGGTGCCCGCCCCGGCCTGAAGCCTTGCTCGAAGGCTTGATGAAGCTGCAGCGCAAGATCGATACCGAACGCGCGCTGGCCGACCAGAAGCGCGAGCTTCTCGAGGTTTTCTCATGACCATTGCTGACGTCATCGTTGCGTTGGAAAGCCGGTTTCGCATCCTTCAAAAAACTGAGTTCCGTGGCGAAACCAACCTGACCCTGCCTTTGGACCAGATCGAGGCCGTATGCCGGACCTGCAAAGAAGAGCTCGGGTTTAACGTCCTGCTCGACATCTCGAGCGTGGACCATTTCGGTGAGGAACCGCGGTTCGAACTCGTTTACGAACTGTACACCCTCAATCCCGGGCAGCCCGGGCTGCACCTCCGTCTGAAGACAACGGTTTCCGAGGACAACCTCGAAGTGCCGACCGTCAGCCACATCTGGGCGACGGCCAACTGGCACGAGCGGGAGGTCTATGACATGATGGGCATCCAGTTTGCCAACCATCCCGACCTCCGCCGGATACTCATGTGGGACGGCTACCCGTTCTACCCGCTGCGCAAGGATTTCCCCTTGGAGGGCAAAGCGAGCGAGGTGCCAGACGTTGCCTTCTCGCGGCCTGCGCCGTTGGCGGGCGGCCCGTTCGTCACCGTCCCGACCACGGCCGGCACCAAGGACCGCGAACCCCGCGCGCGGCGTCCGGAAGACGGCGAGAGCGTCCCGGGCGGATCGGATTAACCGGCTTGAGCGTCGGTCCGAAAGACGGGAGGTTTGGCGTGGACCTCGAACAGATCGCTCAAATCTCCTGTCCCTACTGCGGCGCGGTGTTCTCGACGTTCATCGACACCTCGCAAGGGGCCTTCTGCACCATCGAAGACTGCCAGGTCTGCTGCCGGCCCATTCAGATCGACATCGAGTGCACCGCCGGAGAAATCACCTCTGTCGACGTCCGGCG is a genomic window of Verrucomicrobiota bacterium containing:
- the lepA gene encoding elongation factor 4, translated to MESQFTRNFCIIAHIDHGKTTLSDRLLESTGTIEERDKQDQLLDSMDLERERGITIKAHPVTMKYQAKNGHQYRLNLLDTPGHVDFSYEVSRSLAACEGAILVVDAAQGVEAQTVANVHLALKQELTIVPVINKIDLPNADVPTVQKQLEDILAIPGSEAILASAKTGLGIEGILEAIVERIPPPRSFGDDKLRALIFDSVFDIYRGVVAYARVFSGSMDAGQAVKLMSTSKSYEVKETGIFTPKPLAQEGLRAGDVGYFIANIKSTAEIKIGDTLTEQRSPAAEPLPGFQEIHPMVFSGIYPINTADFEHLKTAMGKLQINDSAFTYQAENSVALGFGFRCGFLGLLHMEIVQERLRREFNMDIIATYPSVVYQVVKTSGETIEVDNPSFLPDPSVIEEIQEPTVECFVMCPNENIGDMMQLITEKRGEVQHTESLDTRRVMLTAVLPLNEILVDFNDKIKSLTHGYGSMDYEYAGYRASDLVKLDMLVNGEPVDAFSSIVHRDKAEARGRLLAAKLKEVIPPQLFQVAIQAAIGGKIIARENVSALRKNVTAKCYGGDITRKRKLLEKQKEGKKRMKAIGRVNIPQEAFIEVLKTS
- the nuoB gene encoding NADH-quinone oxidoreductase subunit NuoB; the protein is MAEVAPAAYDSKVEGNVIFSRLDACVNWMRKNSLWPMPMGLACCAIELMATASARFDIARFGAEVMRFSPRQSDVMIVAGTVTYKMALAVKRIYDQMPEPKWVIAMGACASSGGMYRSYAVLQGIDQLLPVDVYVSGCPPRPEALLEGLMKLQRKIDTERALADQKRELLEVFS
- a CDS encoding NADH-quinone oxidoreductase subunit C — protein: MTIADVIVALESRFRILQKTEFRGETNLTLPLDQIEAVCRTCKEELGFNVLLDISSVDHFGEEPRFELVYELYTLNPGQPGLHLRLKTTVSEDNLEVPTVSHIWATANWHEREVYDMMGIQFANHPDLRRILMWDGYPFYPLRKDFPLEGKASEVPDVAFSRPAPLAGGPFVTVPTTAGTKDREPRARRPEDGESVPGGSD
- a CDS encoding CPXCG motif-containing cysteine-rich protein encodes the protein MDLEQIAQISCPYCGAVFSTFIDTSQGAFCTIEDCQVCCRPIQIDIECTAGEITSVDVRRA